A window of the Dongshaea marina genome harbors these coding sequences:
- a CDS encoding Lrp/AsnC family transcriptional regulator, whose translation MKALDQLDLDILAHLFQDAGITNKDLAAKVGVAPSTCLERVRRLQNDNVLKGAYSDVDYKALGGHFQAMVAISLKQHNRDIVDNFTDAVVGLPEVINLYQIGGQRDILVHICVSDTDHLRNFVFDQFSTRDEVADIETSLVFEHLHSRTLPCFVSREK comes from the coding sequence ATGAAAGCATTAGATCAACTGGACCTGGATATATTGGCACACCTGTTTCAGGATGCAGGCATCACCAATAAAGACCTTGCTGCTAAAGTCGGCGTTGCTCCCTCAACCTGTTTGGAGCGAGTCCGTCGCTTACAAAATGATAATGTGTTGAAAGGCGCTTATTCCGATGTGGACTACAAGGCACTCGGCGGGCATTTTCAGGCGATGGTTGCGATCAGCTTAAAGCAGCATAATCGCGATATCGTCGACAACTTTACCGATGCGGTTGTGGGACTTCCAGAGGTGATCAACCTCTACCAGATCGGTGGACAGAGAGATATCCTGGTGCATATCTGTGTGTCTGACACCGATCACCTGCGTAATTTTGTTTTTGATCAGTTTAGTACCCGTGATGAGGTTGCAGATATCGAAACCTCCCTGGTATTTGAGCATCTGCACAGTCGGACCCTTCCCTGTTTTGTCAGTCGGGAAAAGTAG
- a CDS encoding CreA family protein codes for MFKRLSVLLVAIAFAWSPVSLANKAERIGSVDTAFKLFGPNQKIVIEVFDDPDISGISCYLSRPVTGGVKGALGIAEDRAHASIACKQLGKIHYQKPLEQGEKVFSVRTSLVFKHQKVVRFFDKKRHALVYLTYSTKLVDGSYKSALSVVPIRPWSGDADE; via the coding sequence ATGTTTAAACGCCTGTCTGTTTTATTGGTTGCGATAGCGTTCGCCTGGAGCCCGGTGAGTTTGGCAAATAAGGCCGAGCGGATCGGCTCAGTGGATACGGCGTTTAAACTGTTTGGTCCCAATCAGAAGATAGTGATTGAGGTTTTTGACGATCCGGATATCTCCGGGATCAGCTGCTACCTGTCAAGACCGGTGACCGGTGGGGTCAAAGGAGCTCTTGGCATCGCCGAAGACAGGGCTCATGCCTCAATTGCCTGTAAGCAGCTTGGAAAAATTCACTATCAAAAGCCCCTTGAACAGGGGGAGAAAGTATTTAGCGTGCGCACCTCCCTGGTGTTTAAGCATCAGAAAGTTGTGCGGTTTTTTGACAAAAAACGTCACGCCCTGGTGTACCTGACCTATAGCACCAAGCTGGTGGATGGCTCCTACAAGAGTGCCCTGAGTGTGGTGCCGATCCGTCCCTGGTCGGGAGATGCAGATGAATAG
- the ftsX gene encoding permease-like cell division protein FtsX: MKAKKSSGFFQRFRSQLSQGLAELWQTPVTSLMTIAVLGVSLCLPACFHLIVKNATSVAQQWQTPTQITLFLQKDLTDQQTDSFVSEVKQLPGVERVEFISKQQALSDFRQQSGLGKALSYLDDNPLPAVLLVFPDAQHRSATAADKLRDRLVANTQQVDEGRLDVQWLQRLHGILSVIERIILIVELLLLLTLILIVANTMRLNILSHREEIEVLKLVGASDRFIMSPFLFKGFWYGTIGGLLAWILTNIATVILADRVQDLASLYQSQFHLLGLSLRESLWLIGSGIILSLVASFFTVRRHIRDIEPR; encoded by the coding sequence ATGAAAGCTAAAAAGAGTTCAGGATTTTTTCAGCGCTTCAGATCTCAACTCTCCCAGGGGCTGGCTGAGCTATGGCAAACGCCGGTGACCTCATTGATGACCATAGCTGTGCTGGGAGTCAGCCTTTGCCTACCCGCTTGCTTTCATCTGATAGTAAAAAATGCGACCTCAGTGGCACAGCAGTGGCAAACGCCGACTCAGATCACCCTGTTTTTGCAAAAAGATCTGACGGATCAGCAAACGGACTCTTTTGTTAGCGAGGTTAAACAGCTGCCCGGTGTCGAGCGGGTTGAATTTATCTCTAAACAGCAGGCGCTCAGCGACTTTCGTCAACAATCCGGGCTAGGTAAGGCCCTGAGTTATCTGGATGATAACCCGTTGCCGGCTGTGCTATTGGTGTTCCCGGATGCTCAACATCGCTCCGCCACTGCAGCGGACAAACTAAGAGATCGCCTGGTTGCCAATACTCAGCAGGTGGATGAGGGGCGCCTCGATGTTCAGTGGTTGCAAAGGCTGCATGGGATCCTGAGTGTCATTGAGCGGATCATCTTGATCGTGGAGCTGCTGTTGCTGCTCACCCTAATCCTGATCGTTGCCAACACCATGCGTTTGAATATTCTCTCGCACCGTGAAGAGATTGAGGTGTTAAAGCTGGTTGGTGCCAGTGATCGCTTCATTATGAGTCCCTTTTTGTTTAAGGGCTTTTGGTACGGAACCATAGGCGGGCTATTGGCCTGGATCCTGACCAATATCGCCACAGTGATTCTTGCGGACAGGGTTCAGGATCTCGCCAGCCTCTACCAAAGTCAGTTTCACCTGCTGGGGCTCAGTCTGCGTGAGAGCCTATGGCTGATCGGCTCCGGAATCATCCTCAGCCTGGTAGCCTCCTTTTTCACTGTGCGACGGCATATCCGCGATATCGAGCCGCGCTAA
- a CDS encoding MerR family transcriptional regulator: MASIKTLCQQHEISRATLLYYEDQGLLTPARRPNGYRWYDSLQQQKLERIRALRALGFSLESIAPLIKQELPLDLCLLQSQIEKLTLEIASLSQQRASLIELLTQQQEEPQKMISEKKWQAILGSMGLSKTQIETWLELFSPRLKEDAEEMQPPKLTKQQLEELHQLHSILSQNHAHSNQLGLSEHELSEIHSLHEKITQQHQSWQD, from the coding sequence ATGGCATCGATCAAAACCTTATGTCAGCAGCATGAAATCAGCCGGGCTACCCTGCTCTACTATGAAGATCAAGGGTTATTAACCCCCGCCCGGCGACCCAATGGCTACAGATGGTATGACTCTCTCCAGCAGCAAAAGCTTGAACGGATCAGGGCTCTGCGAGCTCTTGGCTTCAGCCTAGAAAGCATAGCTCCCTTGATTAAACAGGAGCTGCCACTTGATCTATGTCTCCTGCAAAGCCAGATAGAGAAGCTAACCCTTGAGATAGCTTCTCTATCTCAGCAGCGCGCCTCACTGATAGAACTGCTAACTCAACAACAAGAGGAACCTCAGAAGATGATCAGTGAGAAAAAATGGCAAGCGATCCTTGGATCTATGGGCCTTAGCAAAACGCAAATCGAAACCTGGCTTGAGTTATTCTCCCCCCGACTCAAAGAGGATGCCGAAGAGATGCAGCCTCCAAAGCTCACCAAGCAGCAACTTGAGGAGCTCCATCAGCTACACAGTATCCTCTCTCAGAATCATGCTCACTCCAATCAGCTTGGTTTAAGTGAACATGAGCTCTCCGAGATCCACAGCTTGCATGAGAAAATCACTCAGCAGCACCAGAGCTGGCAGGATTAA
- the ftsY gene encoding signal recognition particle-docking protein FtsY has translation MAKKGFFSWFGRDKKKKQQSDEPVDHSSQSEILPEEAEQSSDSVEEARLAAEAQAAEEARLAAEAKAAEEARLAAEVQAAEEARLAAEAQAAEEARLAAEAKAAEEARLAAEAKAAEEARLAAEAKAAEEARLAAEAKAAEEARLAAEAKAAEEARLAAEAKAAEEARLAAEAQAAEEARLAAEAKAAEEARLAAEAKAAEEARFAAEAKAAEEARLAAEAQAAEEARLAAEAQAAEEARLAAEAKAAEEARLAAEAKAAEEARFAAEAKAAEEARLAAEAKAAEEARLAAEAKAAEEARLAAEAKAAEEAQAAEEERLAAEAKAAEEARLAAEAKAAEQARLAAEAKAAEEARLAAEAQAAEEARLAAEAKAAEEARLAAEAKAAEEARLAAEAKAAEEARLAAEAKAAEEARLAAEAKAAEEARLAAEQEKGSQEKPKRKGLFARLKQGLTRTRSNIGSGFFGLFRGKKIDDELFEELETQLLMADVGVETTMSLIDNLTDHASRRQLKDGEALYELMKEEMSGMLEKVEQPLEVEIEDGPYVILMVGVNGVGKTTTIGKMAKQFQEQGKSVMLAAGDTFRAAAVEQLQVWGERNEIPVVAQHTGADSASVIFDAIQAAKSRGVDVLIADTAGRLQNKDHLMEELKKVVRVMKKLDDKAPHEVMLTLDAGTGQNAISQAKLFNEAVGLTGITLTKLDGTAKGGVIFGIADQFNIPLRYIGVGERIDDLRTFNANDFIEALFSQDESES, from the coding sequence ATGGCAAAAAAAGGTTTTTTTTCCTGGTTTGGTCGCGATAAGAAAAAGAAACAGCAATCCGATGAGCCGGTTGATCATTCATCCCAATCCGAAATCTTGCCTGAAGAGGCAGAGCAGAGCTCTGATAGCGTCGAGGAGGCAAGGTTAGCCGCCGAGGCTCAAGCTGCCGAAGAAGCACGTCTCGCCGCCGAGGCCAAGGCCGCGGAAGAGGCGCGACTCGCTGCCGAGGTTCAGGCCGCCGAAGAGGCACGCCTCGCCGCCGAAGCGCAAGCGGCGGAAGAGGCACGTCTCGCCGCCGAGGCTAAGGCTGCGGAAGAGGCACGCCTGGCCGCCGAGGCTAAGGCCGCGGAAGAGGCGCGGCTCGCCGCCGAGGCTAAGGCCGCCGAAGAGGCTCGTCTTGCTGCCGAGGCTAAGGCTGCAGAAGAGGCACGGCTGGCCGCCGAGGCTAAAGCCGCGGAAGAGGCACGCCTTGCCGCCGAGGCTAAGGCTGCGGAAGAGGCTCGTCTTGCTGCCGAGGCTCAGGCCGCGGAAGAGGCACGCCTCGCCGCCGAGGCTAAAGCTGCCGAAGAGGCACGCCTGGCCGCTGAGGCTAAGGCTGCGGAAGAGGCACGCTTCGCCGCCGAGGCCAAGGCCGCCGAAGAAGCGCGACTCGCCGCCGAGGCCCAGGCCGCCGAAGAAGCGCGACTCGCCGCCGAGGCCCAGGCCGCCGAAGAGGCACGCCTAGCCGCCGAGGCTAAGGCCGCGGAAGAGGCGCGTCTCGCCGCCGAGGCTAAGGCTGCGGAAGAGGCACGCTTCGCCGCCGAGGCCAAGGCCGCCGAAGAAGCGCGACTCGCCGCCGAGGCTAAAGCTGCCGAAGAGGCACGCCTGGCCGCCGAGGCTAAGGCCGCGGAAGAGGCGCGTCTCGCCGCCGAGGCTAAGGCTGCAGAAGAGGCTCAGGCTGCCGAAGAGGAGCGTTTAGCTGCCGAGGCTAAAGCCGCGGAAGAGGCACGGCTCGCCGCCGAGGCTAAGGCCGCGGAACAAGCACGTCTCGCCGCCGAGGCTAAGGCCGCGGAAGAAGCACGTCTCGCCGCCGAGGCTCAGGCCGCGGAAGAGGCACGTCTTGCCGCCGAGGCTAAAGCTGCCGAAGAGGCACGTCTCGCCGCCGAGGCCAAAGCTGCAGAGGAAGCACGTCTCGCCGCCGAGGCTAAGGCCGCGGAAGAGGCACGTCTCGCCGCCGAGGCTAAGGCCGCGGAAGAGGCACGCCTCGCCGCCGAGGCTAAGGCCGCGGAAGAGGCACGTTTGGCCGCCGAGCAAGAGAAGGGGTCTCAGGAAAAGCCAAAACGTAAGGGCCTTTTTGCTCGCCTAAAACAGGGGTTGACCCGCACCCGTAGCAACATAGGCTCCGGTTTCTTTGGCCTGTTCCGTGGTAAGAAGATCGATGATGAGCTGTTTGAAGAGCTGGAAACTCAGCTGCTGATGGCGGATGTGGGGGTTGAGACCACCATGTCATTGATTGATAACCTGACCGACCATGCATCTCGTCGCCAGCTCAAGGATGGTGAGGCACTCTATGAGCTGATGAAAGAGGAGATGAGTGGGATGCTCGAGAAAGTTGAGCAACCCCTTGAGGTTGAGATCGAGGATGGTCCCTATGTGATCCTGATGGTGGGAGTCAATGGCGTGGGTAAGACCACTACCATAGGCAAGATGGCCAAGCAGTTCCAGGAGCAGGGTAAATCTGTGATGCTGGCCGCCGGAGATACATTCCGCGCCGCGGCGGTTGAGCAGCTCCAGGTTTGGGGTGAAAGAAACGAGATCCCTGTTGTGGCTCAACACACAGGAGCAGATAGTGCATCGGTTATCTTTGATGCTATCCAGGCTGCTAAATCCAGAGGGGTTGATGTCCTGATCGCCGATACTGCGGGGCGTCTGCAAAACAAAGATCACTTGATGGAAGAGCTGAAGAAGGTTGTTCGGGTGATGAAAAAGCTCGATGACAAGGCGCCTCATGAGGTGATGCTGACCCTGGATGCCGGAACCGGTCAGAATGCGATTAGCCAGGCCAAGCTATTTAATGAGGCCGTAGGTCTTACCGGGATCACCCTGACCAAACTGGATGGCACAGCCAAAGGTGGGGTGATCTTTGGGATCGCGGATCAATTTAATATCCCGCTCCGCTACATTGGGGTGGGGGAGCGTATCGATGATCTTCGGACCTTCAACGCCAATGACTTTATCGAGGCTTTGTTTAGCCAGGACGAATCTGAATCATAA
- a CDS encoding sugar O-acetyltransferase, whose translation MTEKQKMIEGLIYQPWDQALIHERQRAKALCFKLNQTCPTDREARQEIVDELLGSSQDGWIESPFNCDYGYNIKAGKGFYANHGCTILDCAPVTIGDNCLLAPGVVIATAAHPLDPVSRAAGDEFAQPIQIGDNVWLGANATVCPGVTIGDNVVVGAGSVVSRDLPANTVCVGVPAKPIRTLEAQPEEHPEALFPKAS comes from the coding sequence GTGACAGAGAAGCAGAAGATGATTGAGGGCCTTATCTATCAGCCCTGGGATCAGGCATTAATTCATGAGAGGCAACGAGCAAAGGCTCTGTGTTTTAAGCTCAACCAAACCTGCCCGACTGACAGGGAAGCAAGACAAGAGATAGTCGATGAGTTGCTCGGCTCTTCGCAGGATGGCTGGATAGAGTCCCCTTTTAACTGTGATTACGGTTATAACATCAAAGCAGGTAAGGGGTTTTATGCCAACCATGGTTGCACCATTTTAGACTGTGCACCGGTCACCATTGGGGATAACTGCTTACTGGCTCCCGGAGTAGTGATCGCGACAGCCGCTCATCCACTTGATCCTGTATCAAGAGCAGCCGGTGATGAGTTCGCTCAGCCGATCCAGATTGGAGATAATGTTTGGTTGGGGGCTAATGCCACCGTCTGTCCGGGAGTGACGATTGGGGATAATGTGGTGGTTGGGGCTGGCAGTGTAGTTTCACGGGATCTGCCCGCGAACACCGTCTGTGTTGGAGTTCCGGCAAAACCGATTAGGACGCTGGAGGCTCAACCAGAAGAGCATCCAGAGGCTCTGTTCCCGAAGGCCTCCTGA
- the fre gene encoding NAD(P)H-flavin reductase, whose translation MQQYQCKVTVLEPYDESTWHVCLTPAEPVEFRAGQYLQVVMGDKDKRPFSIANAPGLAGTLELQIGAPEGNSYASQVIEKMQQQKEVVIEAGLGTAHLQSSSESPIILVAGGTGFAYCRAIAEQLLANGHEQEILLYWGVHTPEKLYDMPAIERYQQLTGFKFIPVIDNQACEWDGARGTVLDKLFADELQLDQYDIYVAGRFEMAKALREKMAQLGIGSERLYGDAFSFI comes from the coding sequence ATGCAGCAGTACCAATGCAAAGTAACAGTGCTGGAGCCCTATGATGAGAGCACCTGGCATGTTTGTCTGACTCCCGCAGAGCCCGTCGAATTCAGGGCGGGCCAATACCTTCAGGTGGTCATGGGTGATAAGGATAAGCGACCCTTTTCTATCGCCAATGCTCCGGGCCTGGCTGGTACTCTGGAACTGCAGATAGGTGCTCCCGAAGGGAATAGCTACGCCTCGCAGGTTATAGAGAAGATGCAGCAGCAAAAAGAGGTGGTAATTGAGGCCGGACTGGGAACGGCTCACCTTCAATCCAGCTCTGAGAGCCCGATCATTCTGGTGGCAGGAGGAACCGGATTTGCCTACTGCCGGGCCATTGCAGAGCAGCTGTTAGCCAATGGCCATGAGCAGGAGATCCTGCTCTACTGGGGCGTTCATACTCCGGAAAAGCTCTACGATATGCCAGCTATTGAGCGCTATCAGCAACTTACGGGCTTTAAGTTTATCCCTGTCATTGATAACCAGGCCTGTGAATGGGATGGGGCAAGAGGAACCGTGCTGGATAAGCTATTTGCTGATGAGCTACAACTCGACCAATACGATATCTATGTTGCGGGTCGTTTTGAGATGGCAAAGGCACTCAGAGAAAAAATGGCTCAGCTTGGAATCGGCTCTGAGCGCCTTTATGGAGATGCTTTCTCGTTTATCTAA
- the ubiD gene encoding 4-hydroxy-3-polyprenylbenzoate decarboxylase — MAYQDLRDFLRQLEELGQLKRITQPVDPNLEITEICDRTLKSKGPALLFENPKGSTIPLLGNLFGTPERVAMAMGREDLAGLREVGQWLSYLKEPEPPKGLKELFAKWPIFKQILNMPLKRVKHAPCQELILTGDEVDLTRLPIQTCWPGDVAPLVTWGLTITKGPYRKRQNLGIYRQQLLGKNKLIMRWLSHRGGALDFREWCENHPGERFPVAVALGADPATILGAVTPVPDTLSEYAFAGLLRGGRTEVTSCLSCDLDVPARAEVILEGYIDPTEEAAEGPYGDHTGYYNEVETFPVFTVTHMTMRKDPIYHSTYTGRPPDEPAILGVALNEVFIPILQKQFPEITDFYLPPEGCSYRMAVVTMKKSYPGHAKRVMMGVWSFLRQFMYTKFVIVCDDDVNARDWNDVIWAITTRMDPARDTTLIENTPIDYLDFASPISGLGSKMGLDATNKWPGETNREWGTSIVMDEEVKQRVDALWDELNIFDN, encoded by the coding sequence ATGGCATATCAGGATCTGCGAGACTTCCTCAGGCAACTGGAAGAGCTTGGCCAGTTAAAACGCATCACCCAGCCAGTCGATCCCAATCTTGAGATCACTGAGATTTGCGACAGAACCCTCAAGTCAAAGGGGCCGGCCCTGCTTTTTGAAAATCCCAAGGGATCAACCATTCCACTGTTGGGTAATCTGTTTGGCACTCCGGAACGAGTCGCGATGGCGATGGGGCGCGAAGATCTGGCCGGACTAAGAGAGGTCGGTCAGTGGCTCTCCTACCTTAAAGAGCCGGAGCCCCCCAAAGGCCTCAAGGAGCTGTTTGCCAAGTGGCCTATTTTCAAACAGATCCTGAATATGCCTCTCAAGCGGGTCAAACATGCCCCTTGCCAGGAGCTGATCTTAACCGGTGATGAGGTCGATCTGACCCGGTTACCGATCCAAACCTGCTGGCCGGGGGATGTCGCTCCCCTGGTCACCTGGGGATTGACGATCACCAAGGGACCCTATCGCAAGCGGCAGAACCTTGGAATCTATCGTCAGCAGCTGCTGGGGAAAAATAAGCTGATCATGCGCTGGCTATCCCACCGGGGTGGCGCTCTGGACTTCAGAGAGTGGTGTGAAAACCATCCGGGCGAGCGCTTCCCGGTCGCTGTGGCTCTGGGGGCCGATCCCGCAACCATCCTGGGGGCCGTGACTCCTGTCCCCGATACCCTGTCTGAATACGCCTTTGCCGGTTTGCTCCGGGGAGGAAGAACCGAGGTCACCAGCTGCCTCTCCTGCGATCTGGATGTCCCGGCCCGGGCCGAGGTGATTCTGGAGGGCTATATTGATCCGACAGAGGAGGCTGCAGAAGGCCCCTATGGGGATCACACCGGCTATTACAATGAAGTCGAGACCTTTCCGGTGTTTACCGTCACCCACATGACGATGCGCAAAGATCCCATCTATCACTCCACCTATACGGGAAGGCCACCGGATGAACCCGCAATCTTAGGAGTTGCCCTCAACGAGGTATTTATTCCGATCCTGCAAAAGCAGTTCCCGGAGATCACCGATTTTTACCTCCCTCCGGAAGGATGTTCCTACCGGATGGCGGTTGTGACTATGAAAAAGAGCTACCCGGGTCATGCTAAACGCGTCATGATGGGAGTCTGGTCGTTCTTACGTCAATTTATGTACACCAAGTTTGTCATCGTCTGTGATGATGATGTGAATGCCAGGGACTGGAACGATGTGATCTGGGCGATCACCACCCGCATGGATCCGGCTCGGGATACCACCCTGATCGAGAATACTCCGATCGATTATCTTGATTTTGCCTCCCCCATCTCAGGGCTGGGCTCTAAGATGGGGCTGGATGCCACCAACAAGTGGCCGGGAGAGACCAATCGGGAGTGGGGTACCAGTATCGTCATGGATGAGGAGGTTAAGCAGCGTGTGGATGCCCTGTGGGATGAGCTGAATATTTTTGATAACTAG
- a CDS encoding SDR family NAD(P)-dependent oxidoreductase, giving the protein MRLVGKKAFITGATSGIGLAIAIRFAEEGADVAINGRDRDKLTRINREYFNGKALEVVADLSSVQDIRDAFQQIRQQFGRLDTLVVNAGVYQLKSACDITEKEFDSMFELNVKGAFFTMQQSLPLLNESASVITISSVAAQLASWNQTAYNASKAALSSLTKSFACGLAHKKIRVNSISPGLTDTPIWEKVDYRAQAEQAAERSPLGRQCTPQEVTASAVFLASDESAFMTTSDLLMDGGRAHIQDPAGWGSRNCPKKSYSPS; this is encoded by the coding sequence ATGAGACTGGTAGGGAAAAAAGCGTTTATTACCGGCGCAACCTCTGGCATTGGGTTAGCGATAGCCATACGCTTTGCCGAAGAGGGAGCCGATGTGGCAATCAATGGTCGTGATCGCGACAAGTTAACCCGGATCAATCGCGAATACTTTAACGGAAAAGCCCTGGAGGTGGTCGCCGATCTGAGTTCAGTTCAGGATATCCGCGATGCATTCCAGCAGATCCGTCAGCAGTTTGGCAGACTGGACACACTGGTGGTCAATGCAGGAGTCTATCAACTCAAGTCTGCATGCGATATCACAGAGAAAGAGTTCGACTCAATGTTTGAGCTGAATGTGAAGGGAGCATTTTTTACCATGCAGCAATCTCTTCCTCTACTCAATGAGAGCGCTTCGGTCATAACCATCTCTTCGGTTGCGGCGCAGCTCGCCAGCTGGAACCAGACCGCCTATAACGCATCGAAGGCAGCGCTAAGCTCCCTGACAAAGAGTTTTGCCTGCGGCCTGGCCCACAAAAAAATTCGGGTCAACTCCATCTCACCAGGCCTGACAGATACCCCGATTTGGGAAAAGGTAGACTATAGGGCACAGGCGGAACAGGCAGCCGAGCGATCTCCACTAGGACGTCAATGCACCCCACAAGAGGTTACCGCCTCCGCAGTGTTTCTCGCCAGTGATGAATCCGCCTTTATGACGACCAGTGATCTGCTTATGGATGGTGGCAGAGCTCATATTCAGGACCCTGCAGGCTGGGGGAGCAGAAATTGTCCTAAAAAATCCTATTCCCCCTCTTGA
- a CDS encoding TraR/DksA family transcriptional regulator, producing MCEVLTTAQREQIREQIVTQIQDIEERLSAHSQDAVSTDTNELFDEVDRASVEETRRLELNRIQHDKGHLVELKLALRRVESDDFGYCDSCGEEISFKRLRARPDSVLCIDCQSAHEIAQMHMMPKAG from the coding sequence ATGTGTGAAGTACTGACAACGGCTCAGCGGGAGCAGATCAGAGAACAGATCGTCACTCAGATCCAGGATATTGAAGAGCGTCTCAGTGCCCATAGTCAGGATGCGGTGTCCACGGATACCAATGAGCTGTTTGATGAGGTGGATCGTGCCAGTGTTGAGGAGACCCGTCGTCTGGAGCTCAATCGTATTCAGCATGATAAGGGTCACCTGGTGGAGCTAAAGCTGGCACTGCGTCGTGTAGAGAGTGACGATTTCGGTTATTGTGATTCTTGTGGCGAGGAGATCTCTTTCAAGCGGTTGCGTGCCCGCCCGGATTCGGTGCTGTGCATCGACTGCCAGAGTGCCCATGAGATTGCCCAGATGCACATGATGCCCAAAGCGGGGTAA
- the ftsE gene encoding cell division ATP-binding protein FtsE, translated as MLRFEQVSKVYSGGHQALRQVSFHLQAGEMAFLTGHSGAGKSTLLKLICMMERPTGGKLYFDSKDVTRLGRRHVPALRRKMGIIFQDGRLLMDRSVFANVALPLLIEGYSESQAEKRALAALDKVGLSGKESYLPIMLSGGEQQRVGIARAIVNRPPLLLADEPTGNLDPELSMDILRLFESLSDHGTAILIATHDLGLISRLRHRTLALHDGVLDDGQPIGGES; from the coding sequence ATGCTCCGTTTTGAGCAGGTAAGCAAGGTATATTCAGGAGGCCACCAGGCGTTACGCCAGGTGAGCTTCCATCTGCAAGCCGGGGAGATGGCCTTTCTGACTGGTCATTCCGGAGCTGGCAAAAGCACTCTTTTGAAACTCATCTGCATGATGGAGCGGCCCACCGGAGGTAAGCTTTACTTTGATAGTAAGGATGTAACCCGCCTCGGACGCCGCCACGTTCCCGCCCTGCGCCGCAAGATGGGGATTATCTTTCAGGATGGCCGACTGTTGATGGACAGAAGCGTGTTTGCCAATGTTGCATTGCCGCTTCTCATCGAGGGCTATAGTGAGTCTCAGGCTGAAAAGCGTGCCCTTGCTGCCCTTGATAAGGTGGGACTTTCGGGCAAAGAGAGCTATCTGCCGATCATGCTCTCTGGTGGGGAGCAGCAGCGGGTTGGAATCGCGCGGGCCATAGTCAATCGTCCACCCTTGTTGCTGGCAGATGAGCCGACCGGAAACCTGGATCCTGAGTTATCTATGGATATTTTGCGGCTCTTTGAGTCTCTGAGCGATCATGGGACGGCGATCCTGATCGCAACCCATGATCTTGGGCTGATCAGCAGGTTAAGGCATCGCACCCTGGCTCTGCATGATGGTGTGCTCGATGATGGTCAGCCGATAGGAGGAGAGTCATGA